The stretch of DNA AGCCAATAGCAGATCAACTTTTTGATCCTTCGTTTCACGTTTCTGACGCCGAAGCGCTTTTGTACAGACGTAACATCCAATATGAGAACTGCTATATATTCGATTCAACTGCAAATAGCTGTAATTTATAAATCTTTCGTGGGATGAAAAGTCAGTCAAACTAAAAATACGATGAGGAAGTTAGTTAAGCCAAACCTCGACACAGTTCACGAGAAAGCTAATTAACAGTATTAACCTCATTAAGGATTTATTCATGTTTTTAAAAGACAAACAATCTGGTAGTCTGCTGAAAGTTGTAGAACTAGATGATTTATTTAGTCCAACTCATGATACTGTTCAAGGAAAATTACAAGATGGTCAAAATGAACAACCAACAGAATCTTTTTCTAAAGAAGATTTAGTTTTTCCATCTGGAGAAAATCTTCCTCTCTGCTGGTTAGATGCGGATTATCGTTTGAAGTCTGATCCAGAGTAACTTTGATTAAACAAGATTAAATCAGGGTGGGCAAATTTTTTTTGACCGCCCACTGAATATTTAGGTCGCTGCAAAAGATATTTATTGCTAATAGTAATGGTAAAATTAGTTGTTGTGATCGCTTATTATTTTGTTTAAGATCATTCTAATAAAATAAATCAGAATTTTAAAACTAAAATTATTGAGCTTGCTCGGTTTTTTCTGCTCTTAAACGGGTTAGTTTCAAATTAAATTTTCCCCCACTAGTTTCACCAAAAGCACGGACACGAACAATATATTGACCATCTTCATTAATACGCGAAAATAATAAAGAATTAGTCGTGCCGTCCGGGCCATCATCGTTTTCAGCTACAGTAGAACCATCAGATGCTATCAGCATCACCATCGTATCGAAATCCTCAGAAATTAAGTCAATCGCCACTTGATCTCCTGCTTTAAGATTAACGGTATAATCTCTAGCAAAGCCTCCTTCTCCAGTGGGAATATCTCGTTCGGTTAAAGTATCAGCAATTTCCTTCTGGGAAGAGAGATCGATCGGATTATAAAGTTTAACTTGTGCTTTCACTGGTAAAGCTGTGAACTTCATTACAAGTAAAGCAGCACTTAAAACTAAAAAATACCAACGAAAGACAAATATACTATTCATACAAGAGAAATAAAGGGTTAATTTAAACCTATTTATTAATATACAATGAGCAGATTTTAGCTGTTAGTTTCACGATCTATACATCCCTAGGATACTACATCATTTTCAGCGACTTAATAAAATTATCTAGAAGACTAAAGAAAGATAATTTTTGGTCATGATACTATCCTTTCAAAGTCTAATTGGAGTAAGTAATCAGTGAGTAGCCTATTTATTCGTCTAGGTATTGGTTTATTATTTTCAATTTTTGCGTTATTTAATTATTTTGTTAATGTAACAGAAAATCCTATTACAGGCGAAAAACAGAGACTTCAACTTTCTCCTCGTCAAGAAGTAATAATCGGATTACAATCTCGTCAGGAAATGGCTGCTAAACACAATGGTTTGTATCCCGATCAAACTTTACAAGCATATGTAGATCAAGTAGGCGATCGCATAGTTCAACAATCTTCAGTCAATCAATCTTCCTATCCTTTTGAATTTCATTTATTACGAGATACTCAAACAATTAACGCTTTTGCTTTACCTGGAGGACAAGTATTTATTACGGCTGCTTTGTTGGGGAGGTTAAATTCAGAAGCACAGTTAGCAGGAGTATTAGGACACGAAATTGCTCATGTAGTAGCTAGACACGGGGCAGAACATCTTGCTAAACAACAATTAGGCGCTGCTTTAGTAAATGCCGTTGGTATTGCTGCTAGTGATACCCCTGAAAGTGCTAGACAAGCTGCGATTTTGGCTCAAGCTGTCAATCAAATGGTTAATTTAAAATATGGACGAGAAGATGAGTTGGAAAGCGATCGCTTGGGTTTTCGTTTTATGACAGAAGCAGGT from Stanieria cyanosphaera PCC 7437 encodes:
- a CDS encoding PPC domain-containing protein is translated as MNSIFVFRWYFLVLSAALLVMKFTALPVKAQVKLYNPIDLSSQKEIADTLTERDIPTGEGGFARDYTVNLKAGDQVAIDLISEDFDTMVMLIASDGSTVAENDDGPDGTTNSLLFSRINEDGQYIVRVRAFGETSGGKFNLKLTRLRAEKTEQAQ
- a CDS encoding M48 family metalloprotease, coding for MSSLFIRLGIGLLFSIFALFNYFVNVTENPITGEKQRLQLSPRQEVIIGLQSRQEMAAKHNGLYPDQTLQAYVDQVGDRIVQQSSVNQSSYPFEFHLLRDTQTINAFALPGGQVFITAALLGRLNSEAQLAGVLGHEIAHVVARHGAEHLAKQQLGAALVNAVGIAASDTPESARQAAILAQAVNQMVNLKYGREDELESDRLGFRFMTEAGYNPQGIVELMQILASSRNGQQPAEFFSTHPNPGNRTERLGAIIQENFPNGIPAELEEGQQKFAQIVGSRL